The following proteins are co-located in the Acidimicrobiia bacterium genome:
- a CDS encoding DUF222 domain-containing protein: protein MTVSDQADDGAGPGDAGGDGDPGEPGVSGASRTFRLPRVRRAPGPPADPAGPSGRRLLELLGEINHLEARFAAELAEFDTSGEWRLDGAASVQGWLRHHGRMTGPAASSRVKAARRLPELPTTAEAFAAGEISRDHVNVIVAGTELTEGLDGTTTVDADAVADAVAAGERIFADAARQMDPANLRKATVHFRHAVEPQIVVSDEIDAVSRRHLHMSQSLDGRYHLRGEFDAEGGAIIKTALDSLMPAVADTHDTPRRDRFHTPPRSTSRRLADALVATCWKALDSGRLPATGGERPHLSVIVDLETLQRRAGVPAAELENGVALSGEAARRLACDAGVTRIITDGASQPLDIGRKTATVPTHIRRALVVRDGGCAWPGCDRPPGWCDVRLPWSGGHFGLEFQLVREESHFHGAISTGVQGSNCRVVSGRRANVCRRREGVRSFTYVGGELGEGRPGR from the coding sequence ATGACAGTGTCCGACCAGGCCGACGACGGTGCGGGCCCGGGTGATGCGGGCGGGGACGGGGATCCGGGTGAGCCCGGCGTGAGTGGCGCGTCCCGGACGTTTCGTCTTCCGCGTGTGCGGCGCGCACCGGGGCCGCCGGCTGATCCGGCGGGGCCGTCGGGTCGGAGGCTCCTGGAGCTCCTGGGGGAGATCAACCATCTCGAGGCCCGATTCGCAGCGGAGCTGGCTGAGTTCGACACGTCAGGTGAGTGGCGCCTCGACGGTGCAGCGTCCGTTCAGGGCTGGTTGCGTCATCACGGCCGCATGACAGGCCCCGCAGCGTCGAGTCGCGTCAAGGCCGCCCGACGACTGCCTGAGCTGCCGACCACTGCCGAGGCGTTCGCCGCCGGTGAGATCTCGCGCGACCACGTGAACGTGATCGTGGCGGGCACCGAACTCACCGAAGGACTCGACGGCACCACAACAGTCGACGCCGACGCTGTGGCCGACGCGGTCGCAGCCGGTGAACGGATCTTCGCCGACGCCGCCCGACAGATGGACCCGGCCAACCTCCGCAAGGCCACCGTGCACTTCCGTCATGCGGTCGAACCCCAGATCGTCGTGTCCGACGAGATCGACGCCGTCTCACGACGCCACCTGCACATGTCGCAGTCCCTCGACGGTCGGTATCACCTGCGAGGCGAGTTCGACGCCGAAGGCGGTGCCATCATCAAGACAGCACTCGATTCGCTCATGCCGGCGGTGGCCGACACCCACGACACCCCACGGCGCGACCGGTTCCACACACCGCCACGCAGCACCTCACGGCGGCTGGCTGACGCTCTGGTCGCCACCTGTTGGAAGGCACTCGACTCGGGTCGGCTCCCCGCAACCGGAGGCGAACGCCCCCACCTGTCGGTCATCGTCGATCTCGAAACACTCCAACGACGTGCCGGTGTTCCCGCCGCCGAACTGGAGAACGGCGTCGCCCTCAGCGGCGAAGCAGCCCGACGCCTCGCCTGCGACGCCGGCGTGACCCGCATCATCACCGACGGCGCCAGCCAACCCCTCGACATCGGACGCAAAACGGCGACAGTGCCCACCCACATCCGACGGGCACTCGTCGTACGGGACGGCGGATGCGCCTGGCCCGGATGCGACCGCCCACCCGGCTGGTGCGACGTGAGGTTGCCCTGGAGTGGCGGACACTTCGGGCTGGAGTTCCAGCTCGTGAGGGAGGAGAGTCATTTCCATGGCGCAATATCCACCGGAGTTCAAGGCTCGAATTGTCGAGTTGTATCGGGAAGGCGAGCGAACGTATGTCGACGTCGCGAAGGAGTTCGATCTTTCACCTACGTCGGTGGCGAACTGGGTGAAGGCCGCCCGGGTCGATGA
- a CDS encoding IS3 family transposase — METEKAKRPQMRVAVACRVLGVSRSGFYGWRQRRGCPGPRHRANEQLLAQIRAVHADFPSYGSPRVHQELRRREHCAGRNRVARLMRNAGLQARRGRTRYRPRSAPPRRRPEIVDLVRRDFGTEGPNKLWCIDITQIRTQRGWLFAAVMIDAFSRKVISWATNDRHTNELPIEALAMATAARQPTPGGIVHSDRGYQFTSRAWLSTVEHAGMHPSMGNVGSALDNALIESWFSSFKNEAIYPNDTPPDRTSARRALVRHIDFHNRQRLHSAIGYNTPNDHENNHINMSA; from the coding sequence ATCGAGACGGAGAAGGCCAAGCGTCCACAGATGCGTGTTGCGGTGGCGTGCCGAGTCCTGGGTGTGTCCCGGTCGGGGTTCTACGGATGGCGTCAACGTCGGGGGTGTCCGGGGCCACGTCACCGAGCCAACGAGCAGTTGCTCGCTCAGATCCGAGCAGTTCACGCGGACTTCCCGTCCTATGGATCACCGCGAGTCCACCAGGAGCTGCGCCGACGCGAGCACTGCGCGGGGCGCAACCGTGTCGCTCGGCTCATGCGCAACGCGGGATTGCAGGCTCGACGAGGCAGAACGCGATACCGGCCTCGTTCTGCTCCGCCTCGTCGACGCCCAGAGATCGTTGACCTCGTTCGACGTGACTTCGGCACCGAGGGCCCGAACAAGCTGTGGTGCATCGACATCACTCAGATTCGGACTCAAAGGGGTTGGCTTTTCGCTGCAGTGATGATCGATGCGTTCAGCCGCAAGGTCATCAGCTGGGCGACGAACGACCGCCACACCAACGAACTTCCGATCGAAGCACTCGCGATGGCAACCGCCGCCCGACAACCGACACCCGGAGGGATCGTGCACAGTGACCGCGGCTACCAGTTCACCTCGCGGGCATGGCTCAGCACCGTCGAACATGCCGGCATGCATCCATCCATGGGCAACGTCGGATCTGCTCTCGACAATGCCCTCATCGAGTCATGGTTCTCGTCGTTCAAGAACGAGGCGATCTATCCCAATGACACCCCGCCGGACCGGACCAGTGCTCGACGAGCACTCGTTCGACACATCGACTTCCACAATCGTCAGCGGCTGCACTCCGCCATCGGCTACAACACACCCAACGACCACGAGAACAACCACATCAACATGTCCGCCTAA
- a CDS encoding cation:proton antiporter, translating into MDDNVLVALAAIVVLGVGCQWVAAKLRLPSIVLLLIAGILAGPVTGLIEPDELFGETLFPGVSLAVGLLLFDSGLGLRFDDLAGGVRRPVIRLITIGVLITGCLTAAAAFLIFDLPFQFALLLGAILVVSGPTVVGPILSLARPREPAGSVLNWEGTFVDPIGAALGILVLNVVVLDDASPLHQGPDTIAVGILVGLVAAALLVASLRWFLIPDDLEVGVAVLFAVAAFATADTVQSEAGLMSCTVLGVALANQPWVPVNGISFFHRSLGSLIIGSLFIVLAARIDLGDLVDIIPGAAVLLAVLVIVIRPAAAFAATAFSSLPIRDRAFIAWMAPRGIVAAATASLFTLQIEDNGKHFDDLVPITFAVIIGTAVVYGLSAYPVARLLGVSRGRPQGIVLVGRRPWLLSLASELSSAGVDLGVVATGAYDLEAEIEGFEIYTGPLTEEAMAEVLDGKSHVLVASDNDEHNLLAARICIDVIGRSGVFVLPHSDLDVREAREPFSARASQEHLENLVSRGATFTTLDDEGFVARAEDGRMAAVLIGPDGSLRLDPGSKPLRKGEILVALDGFEPA; encoded by the coding sequence ATGGACGACAACGTTCTCGTCGCGCTGGCGGCGATCGTCGTGCTCGGCGTCGGTTGTCAGTGGGTGGCGGCCAAACTCCGGCTGCCATCCATCGTCCTGCTACTGATCGCCGGAATCCTCGCCGGACCGGTCACGGGCCTCATCGAGCCCGATGAGCTGTTCGGTGAGACGCTGTTCCCCGGAGTGTCGCTGGCGGTCGGTCTGCTCCTGTTCGACTCCGGCCTCGGCCTCCGTTTCGACGACCTGGCCGGTGGGGTCCGCCGCCCGGTCATCCGCCTGATCACCATCGGTGTCCTGATCACCGGCTGCCTCACCGCCGCCGCGGCGTTTCTCATCTTCGATCTCCCCTTCCAGTTCGCTCTTCTCCTCGGGGCGATCCTCGTCGTGTCGGGACCGACCGTCGTCGGACCGATCCTGAGCCTGGCGCGGCCACGGGAGCCTGCCGGTTCCGTGCTCAACTGGGAGGGGACGTTCGTCGACCCCATCGGTGCCGCTCTGGGCATCCTCGTGCTCAACGTCGTCGTCCTGGATGATGCGAGTCCACTGCACCAGGGTCCCGACACAATCGCCGTGGGCATTCTCGTCGGCCTGGTCGCTGCGGCTCTGCTCGTTGCCTCGCTCCGGTGGTTCCTGATCCCCGACGACCTCGAGGTCGGGGTCGCCGTGCTCTTCGCGGTTGCCGCCTTCGCCACCGCCGACACGGTCCAGTCGGAGGCAGGGCTGATGTCCTGCACCGTTCTGGGTGTGGCACTCGCCAACCAGCCGTGGGTCCCCGTGAACGGAATCTCCTTCTTCCACCGATCACTCGGCTCCCTCATCATCGGGAGCCTGTTCATCGTTCTCGCGGCCCGAATTGATCTCGGCGATCTCGTCGACATCATCCCGGGCGCCGCAGTTCTCCTCGCGGTTCTCGTGATCGTGATCCGGCCGGCCGCCGCCTTCGCCGCCACGGCGTTCAGCAGTCTCCCGATCCGCGACCGTGCGTTCATCGCATGGATGGCGCCCAGGGGAATCGTCGCAGCGGCAACGGCCTCGCTGTTCACGCTTCAGATCGAGGACAACGGCAAGCACTTCGACGACCTCGTTCCGATCACGTTCGCCGTCATCATCGGGACCGCCGTCGTGTACGGCCTCTCCGCCTATCCGGTCGCCAGGCTCCTCGGCGTGTCCCGCGGCCGGCCGCAGGGAATCGTTCTCGTCGGCCGCAGGCCCTGGCTCCTGTCGCTGGCGTCGGAGCTCTCGTCCGCAGGCGTCGATCTTGGTGTCGTGGCCACGGGCGCATACGACCTGGAAGCCGAGATCGAGGGTTTCGAGATCTACACAGGTCCGTTGACGGAGGAGGCGATGGCCGAGGTGCTCGACGGGAAGTCGCATGTCCTCGTGGCATCGGACAACGACGAGCACAACCTCCTCGCTGCACGGATCTGCATCGACGTCATCGGACGGTCCGGGGTGTTCGTACTCCCGCACTCGGATCTCGATGTGCGTGAGGCGCGGGAGCCCTTCAGTGCGCGTGCCTCGCAGGAGCACCTCGAGAACCTCGTGTCGCGCGGGGCGACCTTCACGACACTCGATGACGAAGGTTTCGTCGCCCGCGCTGAGGACGGCCGGATGGCTGCGGTCCTCATCGGGCCCGACGGCTCTCTCCGCCTCGATCCAGGCTCCAAGCCTCTCCGGAAGGGCGAGATTCTCGTCGCTCTCGACGGCTTCGAGCCCGCTTGA